From Nitrospira sp., a single genomic window includes:
- a CDS encoding rod shape-determining protein, producing MFGWFSDDLAIDLGTATTLVYVHGKGIVLNEPSVVAIEKKSEKVLAVGTEAKKMLGRTPGNIVAVRPMKEGVIADFEMAEQMLKHFIRKAHNRSAFVRPRIIIGVPSRITQVEQRAVRDSAELAGAREVYLIEEPVAAAIGSGLPITEPSGNMVVDVGGGTTDIAVISLGGIVYSESVKVAGDRMDEAIMNYIKKKYNLLIGEHMAERIKFEIGSAYPFEERKTMMIKGRDLISGIPRTLVIDDAEVREALQEPIGTIVNAIKIALENTPPELAGDIIDRGIVLTGGGSLLKGMDTRFREETNLPIITVDDPLTSVVLGVGKILDELDLLRKISVMSQANNLR from the coding sequence ATGTTTGGGTGGTTCTCCGACGACCTGGCGATTGATTTAGGCACCGCCACCACGCTCGTGTATGTTCACGGGAAGGGGATCGTGCTGAATGAGCCTTCCGTGGTCGCGATTGAAAAGAAAAGTGAAAAAGTGCTGGCCGTCGGCACCGAGGCGAAGAAAATGCTCGGCCGCACGCCCGGGAATATTGTTGCCGTTCGGCCGATGAAGGAAGGCGTGATCGCCGATTTCGAGATGGCCGAGCAAATGTTGAAACATTTCATCCGAAAAGCCCACAATCGCAGCGCGTTCGTGCGGCCACGCATCATTATCGGTGTCCCCTCCCGCATCACGCAGGTGGAGCAACGGGCGGTGCGTGACTCGGCGGAATTGGCCGGGGCCCGAGAAGTCTATCTGATCGAAGAGCCGGTTGCGGCTGCAATCGGGTCCGGATTGCCGATCACGGAGCCGTCCGGTAACATGGTGGTCGATGTGGGAGGTGGGACGACGGACATTGCGGTCATTTCGTTGGGCGGGATCGTGTACAGCGAATCCGTCAAGGTCGCCGGCGATCGGATGGATGAAGCGATCATGAATTACATCAAGAAGAAGTACAATCTGCTCATCGGCGAACACATGGCGGAACGGATTAAGTTTGAAATCGGGTCCGCCTACCCGTTTGAGGAGCGAAAAACCATGATGATCAAGGGGCGGGATTTGATTTCCGGCATTCCGCGCACGTTGGTCATCGATGACGCTGAGGTTCGTGAAGCGTTGCAAGAACCCATTGGGACAATTGTGAATGCGATCAAGATTGCGTTGGAAAACACCCCGCCTGAACTGGCCGGGGATATTATCGATCGCGGGATTGTGTTAACCGGAGGCGGGTCGCTCCTGAAGGGGATGGATACCCGGTTCCGCGAAGAAACGAATTTACCAATTATTACGGTCGATGATCCACTGACTTCCGTGGTGTTGGGAGTTGGCAAGATTCTCGATGAACTGGATCTTCTCCGGAAAATATCAGTCATGTCTCAAGCGAACAACCTCCGGTAA
- a CDS encoding RDD family protein — protein MAGDGLTSTALEARVYPKAHVLNRFIAKLIDLFIVVAAGEIAPPVGFLSGLAYILIADGFAGGKSIGKRLVGLQTMRLDGRETAGFRESIIRNLPLGGAQIAYAIPYVGWLVALAVLAFESFLIIGNEQGRRLGDEVARTHVLDAGQLSVPD, from the coding sequence TTGGCAGGGGATGGGCTAACCTCGACGGCGCTAGAAGCAAGAGTCTATCCGAAGGCCCATGTCCTGAATAGATTCATCGCGAAGTTAATTGATCTGTTCATTGTCGTCGCTGCCGGCGAAATCGCTCCTCCGGTCGGCTTTCTTTCAGGCTTGGCCTACATTTTAATCGCTGACGGGTTTGCAGGAGGAAAAAGTATCGGCAAACGGTTGGTCGGTCTGCAAACGATGCGATTAGATGGCCGAGAGACGGCTGGCTTCCGAGAATCGATCATCCGGAATCTTCCACTGGGCGGTGCCCAGATAGCGTATGCGATCCCATATGTTGGATGGCTCGTCGCGCTGGCTGTTTTAGCGTTTGAAAGTTTTTTGATCATTGGGAATGAGCAAGGTCGTCGGTTGGGTGATGAAGTAGCAAGAACTCACGTGTTAGACGCCGGTCAACTTTCGGTTCCGGATTAG